The Phycisphaeraceae bacterium genome includes the window CGTTGGAACTCGCGAGGACGCGCGCCGGGACATTGCGCTTGAAGTCGGTGACCTCTTCGGGGCGCTCGTCGATGAGGATCGCGAAGACCTCGAGCTCGGGGTGGTTGTGCTTGAGGCCCGAGGCGATGTCCTTGAGGAGCGTGGTCTTGCCGGCCTTGGGGGGCGAGACGATGAGGCCGCGCGTGCCGCGACCGATGGGGCAGAACAGGTCGATGAGGCGGCATGAGGGCGAGCAGCCCCGGTGCTCGAGAGTGAGCCGGGGCTGGGGGTCGAGACTGGTGAGCTCGTGGAAGGCCTTGGTCTTGGCGAAGTCGTCGGGGGGGAGGCCCTCGATGGAGAGGAAGCTGGAGACGACGGGCATGGGCTTGCCGCCGCGCCCGCCCTTGCGTTTGCGCGACTTCTTCTCGCCGATCTCGACGATGACCTCGAGCCCGTTGCGCAGGCGGTACTTGTCGGAGAGTTCTTCGGGGATGAGGGGCGAGTCGATCTTGCCGGTGGAGACGGCGCCCGGTGTGGGGAAGGGGTTGAAGGAGGGCGGCGCGCCGTCCGCGGTCTCGGGGACGATGCGGACGCGCCCGCGGAAGCCGCCTTCGGCGCGATCGGGCAGATCGAGGATGCCAATCTGGGTTGTCATGCGTTCACGGTGGTGCACGGCCCGCGCATGCGAAAGGCGCGAGGAACCGTTAAGGATCGGGCGATGCCAAGGCCGCTCGTTGCTGGCCGCGTCTCACGCGGCTGTGGCCGACGCCCCCTCGTACGCCTTGCACAGGCCGGAGGGGACATCCGCACGATTGGAGCATGCCGGGCCCGGGCGGTCAAGCGCCCCTGCGCACATCCCTTGCATGCCGCGTCGGTCGCATATGCAGGCCAGACGGGTCGGCGCGTGTTCGGCTAGTATCCGGCCCTCGTTCTCGGACGCGTCGGCGATCCCCTCCGACGGGCGTGAACGAGACCTCCTGCCCCGCGGCTCTGGTTCCGGGCTCGCCGCGGCTGTCACGAGAAGGGTTCGGATGGAGATCTTCAAAGGCATCCCGGTGTCGGCGGGCGTGGCGATCGGTCGCGTGCTCGTGCTCGACGACGCGCGCGTGCGCATCCCCCGACGCACCGTCGATTCCAACGAGGTGAAGGGCGAGCTGACCAAGCTCGAGAGCGCTCTCGAGATGTCCCGCGCCGAGCTGCTCGACCTTGAGAGCCGCGCCCACCAGCGCCTGGGCGACGACGCGGCCCAGATCTTCGCGTTCCACCGGGGCATGCTGGGCGACCCCTCGCTCACCGGCCCGATCCGCGAGCGCATCGAGCGCGAGCGCGTGACGGCGGAGTTCTCCGTCGTGCAGGCCTTCGGCGACCTGGCCGAGTGGTTCCGCTCTCTCGACGACCCGAGTTTCAGCGCCAAGGTCGACGACGTGTGGGACCTGGAGCGCCGCGTGCTGCGCCACCTCATCGGCGAGCAGAAGACACGCCTCGCGCGACTCACCGAGCCGGCCGTCGTCGTGAGCCACGAGCTGACCCCCAGCGAGGCGGCGTCGTTCACGCCCGAGACGGTGATGGCGTTCGTGACCGATGTGGGCGGGCGCACCAGCCACACCGCGATCATGGCGCACGCGATGGGCATCCCGGCGGTCGTCGGCGCGGGCCGGCTCACCGCCGCCGCCCAGGACGGGGACCTGATCATCGTCGACGGCGACCGGGGCGTGATCGTCCTGAACCCCGACGAGGAGACGGTCCAGGAGCATCGCGCGTACATCGAGCGCCAGCGCCTGTTCCGCACCTCGCTGGCCGATCTGGCCAGCGAAGAGGCCACGACGACCTGCGGCGAGCACATCACGCTGATGGGGAACATCGAGTTCCCGCGCGAGGCGGCGGCGGTCATCGAGATGGGCGGCGAGGGCGTGGGGTTGTACCGGACCGAGTTCCTGTTCCTCACCAAAGACGACGAGCCCACCGAGGAAGAACAGTTCGAGACCTACGCCGAGGCGGTGCGATCGCTGGGGGGCCGGCCCATCACCTTCCGCACCTTCGACCTGGGTGCCGACAAGTACACGAGCAAGCAGGCGAAGGACCCCGAGCGCAACCCGTTCCTGGGGCTGCGCAGCATCCGCTACTGCATGCAGAACCTCCCGATGTTCCGCACGCAGCTGCGAGCCATCCTTCGCGCCAGCGCGCTGGGGCCGGCGCGGATCATGTTCCCCCTCATCACGACCCTCACCGAGCTCCGCCAGGCGCGCATGGTGCTGCGCGATGTCATGGAGGACCTCGAGGACGAGGGCGTGCCCTTCGACCGGGGGCTGAAGGTCGGGATGATGGTCGAGTCCCCGGCGGCGGCGGTGATGGCGTCGGCCTTCGCGCGCGAGGTCGATTTCTTCTCGATCGGCACCAACGACCTGGTGCAGTATGTCCTGGCGGTCGATCGCACCAACGAGCACGTCGCGTCGCTCTATACCCCCAGCCACCCGGCGGTGCTGCGCCTGGTCAAGGACGTGATCCGGGCGGCGCGTCGCCAGGGGGTCGAGGTGTCGATCTGCGGCGAGATCGCCGGCGATGTCGAATACACCATGTTGCTGCTCGGGATGGGATTGCGTACCCTCTCAGCGTCGCCCGGCGCGATCCCCCAGCTCAAGAGGGTGATCCGCAGCGTCGATATTGAGACCTGCGAACGGCTCGCCCGAAAGGTCGGCTCGCTCGATTCCGAACGCCTC containing:
- the ptsP gene encoding phosphoenolpyruvate--protein phosphotransferase produces the protein MEIFKGIPVSAGVAIGRVLVLDDARVRIPRRTVDSNEVKGELTKLESALEMSRAELLDLESRAHQRLGDDAAQIFAFHRGMLGDPSLTGPIRERIERERVTAEFSVVQAFGDLAEWFRSLDDPSFSAKVDDVWDLERRVLRHLIGEQKTRLARLTEPAVVVSHELTPSEAASFTPETVMAFVTDVGGRTSHTAIMAHAMGIPAVVGAGRLTAAAQDGDLIIVDGDRGVIVLNPDEETVQEHRAYIERQRLFRTSLADLASEEATTTCGEHITLMGNIEFPREAAAVIEMGGEGVGLYRTEFLFLTKDDEPTEEEQFETYAEAVRSLGGRPITFRTFDLGADKYTSKQAKDPERNPFLGLRSIRYCMQNLPMFRTQLRAILRASALGPARIMFPLITTLTELRQARMVLRDVMEDLEDEGVPFDRGLKVGMMVESPAAAVMASAFAREVDFFSIGTNDLVQYVLAVDRTNEHVASLYTPSHPAVLRLVKDVIRAARRQGVEVSICGEIAGDVEYTMLLLGMGLRTLSASPGAIPQLKRVIRSVDIETCERLARKVGSLDSERLVAAQLRDAARKVIPEAFDGRSVED
- the rho gene encoding transcription termination factor Rho, with protein sequence MTTQIGILDLPDRAEGGFRGRVRIVPETADGAPPSFNPFPTPGAVSTGKIDSPLIPEELSDKYRLRNGLEVIVEIGEKKSRKRKGGRGGKPMPVVSSFLSIEGLPPDDFAKTKAFHELTSLDPQPRLTLEHRGCSPSCRLIDLFCPIGRGTRGLIVSPPKAGKTTLLKDIASGLKHNHPELEVFAILIDERPEEVTDFKRNVPARVLASSNDNDNERHIELALYALERAKRMVETGKHVVYLLDSLTRLGRAFNASRRFAGSGRTMSGGLDSRALEMPRQIFGAARNTEEAGSLTILATCLVDTGSAADQVIFEEFKGSGNMELILDRKISERRVFPAINLASSGTRKEHLLLDDPTLKTVTALRRRLMSMQPHMQVEQLLKALERFPTNADLVGASSGAPASA